From a single Streptomyces sp. NBC_00377 genomic region:
- a CDS encoding thioesterase II family protein, with protein sequence MLDAEPWIRSFPATALPATPWRILFFPHSGGSAGSYQELAARLARTARTACVQYPGRAERGREPLFTDVHILADQVAEALAPVRGDGPLVLFGHSLGAAVAYEVARRMPDQRRLVLVASGHPAPSRIRLPALVGEGSGDPDGPLVELIGSLGGADARLLDHPVLRQMFLPVIRGDLLAHSRYRPEAGSTIDCPVVALTGTTDPLTTPLDVRAWERHTSSALRVHELPGGHFFTNERAEDVADILRSVMTNERALDAHR encoded by the coding sequence ATGCTCGATGCCGAACCGTGGATACGGTCCTTCCCTGCCACGGCGTTACCCGCCACGCCCTGGAGGATCCTCTTCTTCCCGCACTCGGGCGGCTCCGCCGGCTCTTACCAGGAACTCGCGGCGCGGCTGGCCCGCACGGCCCGGACGGCGTGTGTGCAGTACCCCGGGCGTGCGGAACGAGGACGCGAGCCTCTCTTCACCGATGTGCACATCCTCGCGGACCAGGTGGCCGAAGCACTGGCCCCGGTCCGCGGGGACGGACCGCTGGTCCTCTTCGGGCACAGCCTGGGGGCGGCGGTGGCCTACGAAGTCGCCCGGCGCATGCCCGACCAGCGGCGGCTCGTGCTCGTCGCCTCCGGGCATCCCGCCCCTTCGCGCATCAGACTGCCCGCCCTGGTCGGCGAGGGCTCGGGCGACCCCGACGGGCCGCTGGTCGAACTCATCGGATCGCTGGGAGGCGCCGACGCCCGACTGCTGGACCACCCGGTGCTGCGCCAGATGTTCCTGCCGGTCATCCGCGGTGACCTCCTCGCGCACAGCCGCTACCGACCCGAGGCCGGCTCGACCATCGACTGTCCGGTGGTCGCACTGACGGGAACCACGGACCCGCTCACCACCCCCCTCGACGTCCGGGCGTGGGAGCGGCACACCTCCTCGGCCCTGCGCGTGCACGAGTTGCCCGGGGGACACTTCTTCACCAACGAGCGCGCCGAGGACGTGGCGGACATTTTGCGCAGTGTCATGACGAACGAGCGGGCGCTCGACGCGCATCGGTGA
- a CDS encoding phosphatase PAP2 family protein: MTQHDSQSLPAHRPGATRQAPDAPANPSPSRTTRPWMPALLYTLGFLTVYLLAVCTPWGQRAENALFHLGKGDPEAAWIYPLSGAAYGSTPLPPLELSAKPTLMVGLAVIVVLTLVRRCWRQGCAALGVVILTTGGKEVLKSTLPRPDLVGAPENLLDQGFPSGHTAIPAALTLAAVLVVSRRIRPYVATAGVLWLACIAAYSATMGGHRPSEVLGATLLACAFYGLATWLLPPAAVPGATRSPRALPVITLTSALAVALLSGARNDTLTRSLVSAATAFLCAALVWYAAVGRPAHTARRTRPVLD; encoded by the coding sequence ATGACTCAGCACGATTCTCAGTCCCTGCCCGCGCACCGTCCGGGGGCCACAAGGCAGGCCCCCGATGCCCCCGCCAACCCCAGCCCGTCGCGCACGACACGGCCGTGGATGCCGGCTCTGCTCTACACCCTGGGGTTCCTGACGGTCTACCTGCTCGCCGTCTGCACCCCGTGGGGGCAACGAGCTGAGAACGCCCTGTTCCATCTCGGTAAAGGGGACCCCGAAGCTGCATGGATCTACCCCCTGTCAGGAGCGGCCTACGGCTCGACGCCCCTGCCGCCGCTGGAATTGAGCGCCAAGCCCACCCTGATGGTGGGCCTGGCCGTCATCGTGGTCCTCACCCTGGTGCGGCGGTGCTGGCGGCAGGGGTGCGCGGCACTCGGGGTCGTCATTCTCACGACCGGAGGCAAGGAGGTGCTCAAATCGACCCTGCCCCGCCCCGATCTGGTGGGCGCGCCCGAGAATCTCCTTGATCAGGGTTTCCCCAGCGGGCACACGGCCATCCCCGCGGCGCTGACCCTCGCCGCCGTCCTCGTGGTTTCCCGCCGCATCCGGCCCTACGTCGCCACGGCCGGTGTGCTGTGGCTCGCCTGCATCGCCGCCTACAGCGCGACCATGGGCGGCCACCGGCCCAGCGAAGTGCTGGGAGCCACACTGTTGGCCTGTGCCTTTTACGGCCTCGCAACCTGGCTGCTGCCGCCGGCCGCCGTGCCAGGCGCCACGCGGAGCCCCCGTGCGCTGCCCGTCATCACCCTGACGTCGGCACTGGCCGTCGCCCTCCTTTCCGGCGCACGGAACGACACCCTCACAAGGTCACTGGTCTCCGCGGCGACGGCCTTCCTATGCGCGGCCCTGGTCTGGTACGCCGCAGTCGGGCGGCCCGCACACACCGCACGCCGCACACGCCCCGTCCTGGACTGA
- a CDS encoding PadR family transcriptional regulator: protein MTRQKPPLTEPQYFILAALMDGPLHGYGIIKAAEQATDGRLRIAVGTLYGALERMERAGLVAAGHEEIVDGRARRYYRLTEDGTEALGREALRMQQAAAVVIGHARDAGAAPA from the coding sequence ATGACCAGACAGAAGCCGCCCTTGACGGAACCGCAGTACTTCATCCTTGCCGCACTCATGGACGGACCGTTGCACGGTTACGGCATCATCAAGGCTGCCGAGCAGGCCACCGACGGAAGGCTCCGGATCGCTGTCGGCACTCTCTACGGCGCGTTGGAGCGGATGGAACGGGCCGGGCTGGTGGCCGCCGGCCATGAGGAGATCGTGGACGGGCGGGCGCGCCGCTACTACCGGCTCACCGAGGACGGCACCGAGGCGCTCGGCCGGGAGGCGCTGCGGATGCAGCAGGCGGCGGCCGTCGTCATCGGACACGCGCGGGACGCCGGAGCGGCCCCCGCATGA
- a CDS encoding dihydrofolate reductase family protein: protein MGKVVLYSSVSVDGFVADENDQPGPLFDWLSSGDVPLDESGELKVSQASYDYTRPYWDQIGVTIVGRHVFDLTDGWDGKPPGGIDHVVVVTHRPMPEDWDPEAPFHFVDGVEAAVAKAQKLAGDRMVEVAAGDVGGQVLAAGLIDEVRMDVVPVLFGSGKRYFGSVHAQQLLEDPDVAIQGNRVLHLRYRVRR, encoded by the coding sequence GTGGGCAAGGTGGTCCTGTACAGCTCGGTGTCGGTGGACGGCTTCGTCGCGGACGAGAACGACCAGCCCGGACCGCTGTTCGACTGGTTGTCCAGCGGTGACGTCCCGCTGGACGAGAGCGGCGAGCTGAAGGTGTCGCAGGCCTCCTACGACTACACCCGGCCGTACTGGGACCAGATCGGAGTCACGATCGTCGGCCGCCACGTCTTCGACCTGACGGACGGCTGGGACGGGAAGCCTCCGGGCGGGATCGACCACGTGGTCGTCGTGACGCACCGGCCGATGCCCGAGGACTGGGACCCCGAGGCGCCGTTTCACTTCGTCGACGGCGTCGAGGCAGCCGTGGCCAAGGCGCAGAAGCTTGCGGGCGACCGCATGGTCGAGGTCGCCGCCGGCGACGTCGGTGGCCAGGTGCTTGCCGCGGGCCTGATCGACGAGGTGCGCATGGACGTCGTACCCGTCCTGTTCGGGTCCGGCAAGCGCTACTTCGGGTCGGTCCACGCCCAGCAGCTGTTGGAGGACCCTGACGTGGCGATTCAGGGCAACCGGGTGCTTCACCTGCGCTATCGGGTGCGCCGTTGA
- a CDS encoding 5'-nucleotidase yields MAVYELKNRLVVGIASSALFDLAEADAVFRDHGEEAYRAYQEEHLDDTLDKGVAFPFIRRLLSLNDLSPGDPLVEVIILSRNDPDTGLRVMRSIQSYSLPISRAIFMQGRSPYHFMPALNMSLFLSANEDDVREAVALGLPAGRVLGPAVADEGDDQDLRIAFDFDGVLADDASEQVYRAGGIEGFRFHETTNAATPHDPGPLRDFLAGVNRLQRREEEQRAQDADYELRVHVSLVTARAAPAHERPVRSLKNWGVTVNDAFFLGGIDKSTIMEVLRPHIFFDDQVGHLTGTARSTPSVHIPFGKLNEPDRSAPD; encoded by the coding sequence ATGGCCGTCTACGAACTCAAGAACCGCCTGGTCGTGGGTATCGCCTCCAGTGCACTGTTCGACCTGGCGGAGGCGGATGCCGTATTCCGCGATCACGGGGAGGAGGCCTACCGCGCCTACCAGGAGGAGCACCTGGACGACACGCTGGACAAAGGGGTTGCCTTTCCCTTCATCCGCAGACTGCTGTCCCTGAACGATCTCTCACCCGGTGACCCTCTGGTGGAGGTCATCATCCTGTCCCGCAATGACCCCGACACCGGACTGCGGGTCATGCGGTCCATTCAGTCCTACAGCCTGCCGATCAGCCGGGCCATCTTTATGCAGGGGCGCTCGCCCTACCACTTCATGCCCGCCCTGAACATGTCCCTGTTCCTGTCCGCGAACGAGGACGATGTCCGCGAGGCCGTCGCACTCGGGCTGCCCGCCGGCCGCGTGCTCGGCCCAGCGGTGGCCGACGAGGGAGATGACCAGGATCTGCGGATCGCCTTCGACTTCGACGGAGTTCTCGCCGACGACGCCTCGGAGCAGGTATACCGGGCCGGCGGTATCGAGGGCTTCCGCTTCCACGAGACGACGAACGCCGCCACCCCGCACGACCCGGGACCCCTGCGTGACTTCCTGGCAGGCGTCAACCGGCTCCAGCGACGCGAAGAAGAACAACGAGCACAAGACGCCGACTACGAGCTTCGTGTCCACGTTTCCCTGGTCACCGCGCGCGCCGCGCCCGCTCACGAGCGACCGGTGCGCAGCCTGAAGAACTGGGGAGTGACTGTCAACGACGCCTTCTTCCTCGGTGGCATAGACAAGAGCACGATCATGGAGGTCCTCAGGCCCCACATCTTCTTCGACGATCAGGTCGGCCACCTGACCGGCACCGCCCGCAGCACGCCCAGCGTGCACATCCCCTTCGGGAAGCTGAACGAACCGGACCGTTCGGCGCCTGACTAA
- a CDS encoding ABC transporter ATP-binding protein encodes MSTEPVLHAQDVEVVRDGSAILSDVSLTVRAGEHWALLGPNGAGKTTLLALLGALTHPTRGTVQVLGHQLGRVDMRQLRSSVGHVNPRHDLRSALKVHDVVLTGVTNSLERIPRWVPAPEQIALADRLIELLGLGDRREARWPTLSQGERGRTLIARALMPDPRLLLLDEPATGLDVAGREQLIERLDTLQHTCPDLASVLVTHHLEELPPGTTHVLLLRDGRCLASGPVEEVLTSDQVSKCFDHPVRLTRTDGRWSVTARRGPRPHVG; translated from the coding sequence GTGAGCACGGAACCGGTACTGCACGCGCAGGACGTGGAGGTCGTCCGCGACGGCAGCGCGATCCTCAGTGATGTGTCGCTGACCGTACGGGCCGGCGAGCACTGGGCGCTGCTCGGCCCCAACGGCGCGGGCAAGACCACCCTGCTCGCTCTCCTCGGGGCGCTCACCCACCCCACTCGCGGCACCGTCCAGGTACTGGGACACCAACTGGGGCGGGTCGACATGCGCCAACTGCGGTCCTCCGTCGGCCATGTCAATCCGCGGCACGACCTGCGCTCGGCCCTCAAGGTCCACGACGTGGTGCTGACCGGCGTCACCAACTCTCTCGAACGCATCCCCCGATGGGTTCCGGCCCCGGAGCAGATCGCCCTGGCCGACCGCCTCATCGAGCTGCTCGGACTCGGCGACCGCCGCGAGGCACGGTGGCCGACCCTGTCCCAGGGCGAGCGGGGCCGTACGCTGATCGCCCGGGCGCTGATGCCCGATCCGCGGCTGCTGCTGCTCGACGAACCCGCGACCGGTCTGGACGTCGCCGGCCGCGAGCAGCTCATCGAGCGGCTCGACACGTTGCAGCACACGTGTCCGGATCTCGCCTCGGTCCTGGTCACCCATCATCTGGAAGAGCTTCCTCCTGGGACGACCCATGTACTGCTGCTGCGCGACGGGCGCTGTCTGGCCTCCGGGCCCGTCGAGGAGGTCCTCACCAGCGACCAGGTCAGTAAGTGCTTCGACCATCCCGTCCGGCTCACCCGCACCGATGGACGCTGGAGCGTGACGGCCCGCCGCGGGCCCCGGCCGCACGTCGGCTGA
- the leuA gene encoding 2-isopropylmalate synthase: MAAPSQSAAFPTLRTPAGDVPADAPRWNPQRPSAMPHHRYQPAHQRVALPLTDRTWPSRRIERAPLWVPVDLRDGNQALAEPMDTERKRRMFDLLVMMGFKEIEVGYPSASQTDFDFVRHLADSGTVPDDVTISVFTAAREDLIDRTIASVEGLPRTLVHLYTATAPTWRNVVLSRSRDEVHRLILDAAGHLLRRAEQRPGADIRFEFSPEVFNLTEPDFVLEVCNSVTELWEASPDRPVIHNLPATVEIATPNVYADQIEYMDRHLARRDSVILSVHPHNDRGTGVACAELAVMAGAQRVEGCLFGNGERTGNVDLVTLALNLYAQGVNPMVDFSDIDAVREVVEHCNRLPVHPRHPYGGDLVHTAFSGTHQDAIAKGMAHHAKQAAEQGFAAEEAPWAVPYLPIDPGDIGRTYEEVIRINSQSGKGGIAHLLHTHHGLDLPQSMRPDFSRTVQHVTDSTGQELSHKELWELFRTTYISPALDGPIALASWNATEPATGEHQFTCTLRTGGQEHSCHGIGNGPLSALADALRTVGIAIDILGYTEHSTSTGPGSPAVAYAECRVNGVTCWGAGWDTSVLTASVHAVMAAVNRCEQASS; encoded by the coding sequence ATGGCAGCTCCCTCTCAGAGCGCGGCGTTTCCCACCCTGCGCACTCCGGCCGGTGACGTCCCGGCGGACGCGCCGCGCTGGAACCCCCAGCGTCCGAGCGCGATGCCGCACCACCGTTACCAGCCCGCTCACCAGCGGGTCGCCCTGCCCCTGACAGACCGCACCTGGCCCTCCCGCCGGATCGAGCGGGCCCCGTTGTGGGTGCCGGTCGATCTGCGCGACGGCAACCAGGCACTGGCCGAGCCGATGGACACCGAACGCAAGCGCCGGATGTTCGACCTCCTGGTCATGATGGGCTTCAAGGAGATCGAGGTCGGCTACCCGTCCGCCAGCCAGACCGACTTCGACTTCGTCCGGCACCTGGCCGACAGCGGCACCGTCCCCGACGACGTGACCATCTCCGTGTTCACCGCGGCCCGCGAAGACCTGATCGACCGGACCATCGCCTCCGTCGAAGGCCTCCCCCGCACCCTCGTACACCTCTACACCGCGACCGCGCCCACCTGGCGGAACGTGGTCCTGTCCCGCTCCCGTGACGAGGTCCACCGGCTGATCCTGGACGCCGCCGGCCACCTTCTGCGCAGGGCCGAACAGCGGCCGGGCGCCGACATCCGGTTCGAGTTCTCCCCGGAGGTCTTCAACCTCACGGAGCCGGACTTCGTCCTGGAGGTCTGCAACAGCGTGACCGAGCTGTGGGAGGCGAGCCCCGACCGGCCGGTGATCCACAATCTGCCCGCGACCGTGGAGATCGCCACACCCAACGTGTACGCGGACCAGATCGAGTACATGGACCGCCACCTGGCCCGCCGCGACTCGGTGATCCTCTCCGTCCACCCGCACAACGACCGCGGCACCGGTGTGGCCTGCGCCGAACTCGCCGTCATGGCGGGGGCGCAGCGCGTCGAGGGCTGCCTCTTCGGCAACGGCGAGCGCACCGGGAACGTCGACCTGGTGACCCTGGCCCTCAATCTGTACGCGCAAGGTGTGAACCCGATGGTCGACTTCTCCGACATCGACGCCGTGCGCGAGGTGGTGGAGCACTGCAACCGGCTGCCGGTCCACCCCCGCCACCCCTACGGCGGCGACCTCGTGCACACCGCCTTCTCCGGCACCCACCAGGACGCCATCGCCAAAGGCATGGCCCATCACGCCAAGCAGGCCGCCGAGCAGGGCTTCGCCGCCGAAGAGGCGCCGTGGGCGGTGCCGTACCTGCCCATCGACCCGGGCGACATCGGCCGTACCTACGAGGAGGTCATCCGCATCAACTCCCAGTCCGGCAAGGGAGGCATCGCCCACCTCCTGCACACCCACCACGGGCTGGACCTGCCCCAGTCGATGCGCCCGGACTTCTCCCGCACGGTGCAGCACGTCACCGACTCCACCGGCCAGGAGCTGAGCCACAAGGAGCTGTGGGAACTCTTCCGCACCACCTACATCTCCCCGGCTCTGGACGGCCCCATCGCCCTGGCCTCCTGGAACGCCACAGAACCCGCCACCGGGGAGCACCAGTTCACCTGCACCCTGCGCACCGGCGGGCAGGAGCACTCCTGCCACGGCATCGGCAACGGACCGCTGTCCGCCCTCGCCGACGCCCTGCGCACCGTGGGCATCGCCATCGACATCCTCGGCTACACCGAGCACTCCACCAGCACCGGGCCGGGGAGCCCCGCCGTGGCCTACGCCGAATGCCGGGTGAACGGCGTGACCTGCTGGGGCGCGGGGTGGGACACCTCCGTCCTGACCGCGTCGGTCCACGCCGTCATGGCCGCCGTCAACCGCTGCGAACAGGCGTCCTCGTGA
- a CDS encoding FadR/GntR family transcriptional regulator, translating to MSLGALRPSPLVEQATEHLREQITSGEWDVGTKLPGETALAKSLGVGRSTVREALRALAGAGLVQARQGSGVFVIATSPKEDWSTQLRQAVITDVYEVRMLLEVEAAQLAAQRRTEDDITALHEALARRRDAANAGNTEFVEADIALHQVMVAAAHNPVLTGLFTEFKPVLQQRLLDLVELLGLRSDDPNHGDTGHAVLVDAVVQGDAEAAGRALRDELQQTLALLHTL from the coding sequence ATGTCGCTAGGCGCCTTGCGGCCATCCCCCTTGGTCGAGCAGGCCACGGAACACCTGCGCGAGCAGATCACCAGCGGCGAGTGGGATGTGGGGACGAAGCTCCCCGGCGAGACCGCCCTCGCCAAGTCACTTGGCGTGGGGCGCTCCACCGTCCGTGAGGCCCTGCGCGCACTGGCCGGCGCTGGACTGGTGCAGGCACGCCAGGGATCCGGTGTGTTCGTCATCGCGACCAGCCCCAAGGAGGACTGGTCCACCCAGCTCCGCCAAGCGGTCATCACGGACGTCTACGAGGTCCGCATGCTCCTCGAGGTGGAGGCCGCACAGCTGGCCGCGCAGCGCCGCACCGAGGACGACATCACTGCCCTCCACGAGGCCCTGGCCAGGCGCCGTGACGCCGCGAACGCCGGCAACACCGAGTTCGTGGAGGCCGACATCGCCCTGCACCAGGTCATGGTCGCCGCGGCCCACAACCCGGTACTTACCGGCCTGTTCACCGAGTTCAAACCGGTGCTCCAGCAACGGCTGCTCGACCTGGTCGAGTTGCTCGGTCTGCGCTCCGACGATCCGAACCACGGCGACACGGGGCACGCCGTCCTGGTGGACGCCGTCGTGCAGGGAGACGCCGAGGCGGCCGGACGGGCGCTGCGGGACGAGCTCCAGCAGACCCTCGCCCTGCTCCACACCCTCTGA